The genomic DNA CCGAGCTCGGCCTCGACGCCTTTGTGGACGTTCCCGCTGCGGCCGTCGATGACGACTCCCACTACTCCCACCGCCGCGCAGTCAACGACTGACCCTGCGGGGTATCCTGACGATCCCGCCTTAACCGGCGGGTCCTTGTTCGCAAGGGGCTGTGGCGCAGTCCGGTAGCGCACCTCGTTCGCATCGAGGGGGTCAGGGGTTCGAATCCCCTCAGCTCCACCAAATTCTACGCACGCCGGTACTCATTGCGGGGCTCTCAGTCCCGTGCGCTGTCGAACCCGGGCAGCAGTTCGGACAGGACTGGCCGTACCGGCAGGGTCACGTCGAGGCGGCACAGCACCCCGATCACTCCGAGCCAGACGCGCTGGGTCATCAAGTGTTCCGCTGGCAGGTTCAGCCCCATCGCGGCGGTGTAGTCAGGGTCGCGGGCTGCGTCGTTGCGGGCGAAGCACGAGCGCAACCACGACGACGAGAATGCAAAATCGTCGTGGCGGGCGGGTTCGCTAAACGGTGACATAACCGCTCGCAGGCTGTCGATGTCAACATTTCGACCTGGCCTGATCAGCCCGGCCCCAACCAGTGCCGCCTGTGCGTCGTCCGCATCGGACTCGTCGGCGAAGGCGCGCACGAGTCGACCGAAAGCCGGGGGTAGGCCGTGAGGCATCGCAACGACGGCGCCGAAGTCAACCACGCCGAGGCGACCATCTGGGGTGACCCGGAAGTTGCCGGGGTGCGGGTCGGCGTGTAACCAGCCCGCGCGTGCGGGTGCCAGCAGCGCGAACCCTTGGTACAGCGAGGCAATCCGGCGCCGTTCATCCTTGGGATCGTCGGCGACGGTTACCAGCGGGCGACCCTCCAGCCACTCACTCACCAGGACGTTGTCCGCAACGGCAACGACCTCGGGAATGCTGTATCGGCTGGACCCTGCGAAAGCTGCCGCGACTTCGCGTTGTGCGCGAGCCTCGTGGACGTAGTCGAGTTCCTCCCCGGCCCGCAGCCGCAGCTCGTCGACGACGGGTGCGGCGAGCAGACCGGGTAGGACGACCCCGGCCAGCCGCAGCGACACCGACAAGGCGCGCAGGTCGGCCAGCAGGACGTCTTTTGCGAAGGGGTATTGCACCTTGACGGCCACCTGCCTGCCGTCATGCCAGGTTCCACGGTGCACTTGGCCGATCGACGCTGCCGCCACCGCGACGGGGTCGATTTCGACCAGGGAGTCGCGCCACCGGTCGCCGAGACCCCGTCTTAGGACCGGTTCGACTTGAGTCCAGTCCAGCGGCGGATTGCTCTCTTGCAGGGTGGTCAGAGCCTCGGTCCAGGTGCGGTCAGGATCCGGTGGGAACAGCGAGTCGACCGTCGAGAGCAGCTGACCGGCCTTGAGCGCGCCACCCTTCATCCCGCCCAGCGTCGTGCGCAGGGATTCAGCGTTGCGAGCACGGGACTTGCGACGCAATTCGGCCGGATCATCGTCAAACCTGGCCCGCAGCGAGGTCAGCGATGAACGCGCGGCCAGCCCCGTGACCAGCCCCGCGATCCGGGCAGACCGAAACGCGGTCGAGCGACGCGGATTTACGAACACGCGACCAGTATGCGCCGACGGGCCGCTTGGTCTGGGCCGCCCGCTGCGACCTGCTCGGTGGAACTACCCAATGGCTGAACCTGCCTGATGATGAGGGTCTTGCCGAACCACGCGAGCCAGTGGCCCGATGCGCTCGTGACTCATGACGGTCCGTCCTGCGTGCTGCTGACGATCTCGCGCATGAGCTCGGCCAGCTTTCCGGGCTCGTCGTAGGGCGGTGTGTGTCCGGAGTGGTCGAAGTAGATGTACTCCTTGGTGGGCGCAGAGAGTTCCTTGAACCACTGCCTAGCCAGGGTTTCGCGGCCAGCGGCCTCATACCGTCCTTCCACGAGGTAGACCGGCACGTCGAGGCGGGGCACCTGGGTCCGGAAGTCGGTGTCGGCCAGCTGTGGGTAGAGCACCGCATAGGTCTCTGCGATTGCGGCCATGCCGCGCAACTGTTCGATCAGGCTGTACTCGGAGACGAACAGGCTGGCCGGGTACTCGGAGCTGGCGTGGTAATCGGCGCCGTGCTCGAAGTTCATCCACTTGGGATTCGAGGCGATCGCGACCGGGTAGTCCAGGGTGTCGTCATACGGCGGCTCGCCCATCGCCCGAAGCGTCGCGGCCGCCGCTTGGTCTCCGCGTGCCTCAGCGTCGGCGATGGATTCGGCATACATGAGCTTGTCGGTGGCGAACGGGTCGACCATCTGACCGGTCCCGATGTAGGCATGGAACAGGTCGGGAGACTGCTGCACGGCCAGAGTGCCGATGATGGTTCCCCACGAGCTGGCGACCACGTAGATCTTCTGCTCGTTGAAGCGTTCACGTAGATAGTTGGTGACGGCGAGCGTGTCTTGAACCATCTGGTCGACGGTCAGCGTCGAGGTCGGTTCGAGGGAGTCATACGACTTCCCTGTCCCACGCTGGTCCCAGGTCGCCACCACGAAGGACTTCTCAAGCTCCTCTCCAGAGTTCCGGATCCGACCGATACCGGTACCGCCCGGGCCGCCCTCAAGGTACAGCAGCACTGGCGCATCGGCCGAGACTCCGCGAAGCATGATCGCCTGATCGTGCCCGTTAATCGGGACGTCTACGAGTTCGGCGATACTGCCCTGAATGGCAGCGCCGTCGGCACCCACGATGGGTGCGGTGGAGGCCGGGCGCAGCAGGCCGGCGAACAGCGCGACCACGGCGACGGTCGCCGTCCCGAGCAGGATGCGGCGCACCCACAGCCAGCGACGTGGCTGCGGGTTACTCATCCGGTAACGGCGTACCAGCGCAGCGCCGTAGCTCGCACCCACCGCCATCGGCAGCAGGATGAGCACTGCATCGACACCGCGGCCTGCGACCAACGCCATCACGCCGTAGATACCGTCGAGTCGCACAGCATCAACGGTCGGGCCGGCGACGCGCATCCGGGCCAGTTCGAAAATGATCACAAAAACCGCCGGTGCCAGCGCGATTGCCCATCGCGATCGCAGCAGCCAGCCCGTCCCTGCGCCCACCAGCAGTGCCACGAGCAAAGCTGTGACCGCCTGCGTAGTGGTCACCGGGCCGCGGGGGATCAACCACCCTGCGAGGAGACCGGCCAGCGCGGCGGGTAATGCGGCCACCAACCACCGACCTGCCTTGCGTGCCAGTGAAGGCCCCGCGTCGTCAGCGAGTCGGGTCTGCATGTCAATTCCTCCGCATCTGTCGGAGAAGCTGTCCGTTCCCATGCTAAGGAATCGTCCGGAATCCAGACAGGGTCGAAGGTCCTCGGGGTGGGCCCGCAGCCGTGCCGACCAGGCTTGGCGGCGAACTGTGGCGGGAATCGGCGGGCATCAGGCAAGCCCCAACGGGGGCGCGAATCGCTAGCATCGGTGGATGAACTGGATTGTGCGCCTTCGTGAACGGTTCTGGGCCGTGCCAGCTCTGTTGTGTCTGGCGGGGGTGATCCTCGCCGAGGTTATGGTGACGATCGACCAGCACTTCCGGTTCGATCAGGGGTCATTCGGGGGGGCGTTCTTCCGGGCGAGCGCATCCGGTGGCCAGAATTTGTTGACGGCCATTGCCAGTTCACTGTTGACGGTCACGGCGACAACCTTCTCCATCACGATCGCGGTGCTGGCGCTGACGTCGTCCACCTATGGCCCACGGCTGATCCGCAACTTCATGACCGATCGCGGTAACCAGGTGGTACTGGGCGCGTTCCTCGGATCGTTCCTCTACGCCCTGTTGGTGCTCCGCTCGGTTCGCGCGGGAGGAGACTCGGCAATCACCGACCAGTTTGTCCCGCAGCTCTCGATGAATGTGGCTGTGGTGTTGATGGTCATCGACATCGCGTTGCTGGTTTACTTCATCAACCACATCAGCGAATCAATCCAGATCGGCACCTTGTCCGGGCGGCTCCGGGCGGAGTTCATCCGAAGCGCCACGCACCTCTACCCCGAGCAAGGCGTGGATAGGGCAGACCTGCCTGACGACGCCCCACCGACCCCTGTGCTCGACGAATCGGACTGTGATCGCATCCAGGCAAAGTCTGCGGGCTACGTCCTGTACGTCAATCTGGACAAGGTAATCGCCGTTGCCGATGAGGCGGACGCGGTAATTGTCCTGTCGGTGCGACCGGGTGAACACGTGATCGATGGTGACACGCTCGCGCTGGCGCAGCCCGCCGATGCCCTGTCAGAGTCTCAACGGAAGGACGTCGAGAAAGCCATCTCCGTGGGCCCGGAACGCACACCCAACCAAGACATCGAGCATGCGCTGCAACAGTCGTCCGAGATGGCCATCCGCGCGATATCACCCGGCGTGAACGACCCGATCACCGCGCAGAACTCTCTCGATGATCTGACCGCTGGTTTGGCGCTGATGGCCAGCAAAGCGCCGCCGTCTATGCAACGGTTCAACGAGGCTGGCCACCTGCGCGTCATCGCGCCCCGCGTGGATGTCGGCGATCTGATCGCCAACCTGTTTGCCGATCTACGTGCGTATGCAACCAGGGCGCCGGGTGTCATGCGGCGCGCGTTGCAACTGGCTACCAAGGTGGGGGATTGCGCGGTGGATGGGGCGGTCCGTCTTCAGCTAGCGCAGGAGGTTGATCAGTTGGTGGAGGCCTACGCCCATGCCCAGCCGCCCGACGCGGAGTTGGCTGCGTTCCGGCACCTGGCCCAGGAGACAGCCGCCGGTTTGCGCGGCCAACAGAGCGACCCGAACTAGCGGTCGAAGATCTGCAGAAGTTCGCCGACCGATCGGTTGGATTCCTCCGGGTGCCGGAATGCCAGTTCCGGGTGGATGCGGTAGCGATTGCGGCGCCCCCGTTTGATCTTGGTGACGTAGCCGTCGGCCTCGAGTTCGGTGAGGATCCCCTGGGCGGCTCGCTCAGTGATGCCAACCCGAGCTGCTACATCGCGGATCCGGGCGTCTGGATCACGGCTGAGGCACACCAAAACGTGACCGTGATTGGTCAGAAACGTCCAGGTTCGGCTCGGCGTCGGTCCTTGAACCGGCTGTGTCGCCGGGTTGTCGGCCATCCTGGTCTCCGTTCGCGATTGGTTGCGTGGGTCAGCCTAGCGGTGCAAGCCTGTGTAACCAGAAGTCTGAAATGGGAAAGAACAAGCCGGATGTACAACACCGGAAATAGAAAACATGTATAGTGCCACGTATGTCGATATTGAAGTGGGCACGTTCCAGTGCCGTCGTCTTGTTCGCACTCGCTGTCCTCACGGGGGTCGCACTCCTATTCACAGAACCCCTGCAGGTTGGATTCAACGTCACGCCCGGGATTGACATCGGCCTACGGTTCGATGTCCTCAGCGTGATCCTGCTTGCCTTCGTGGCGTCCATTTGTTGGCTCGTCGCCACCTACTCGATCCGCAATCTGGCCGGACAGGAACGTATCGGCCGATTCGGCGCCTTGCTTATGACGGCAACGGCATCCCTCGCGCTGCTTGTGACAGGGGCGAGCCTGCCGGTCATTGCGCTTGGGTGGACCGTCAGCGGCTGGGTACTCAGTCGACTAGTGCTGCACACCAACAACGATCGTTCCCGTCGGGCTGCGGGCCTGGTCGCTCGACGGATGCTGCTTTCCGATGCGCTGTTGTGGGTCGGAGTCGTTGTCGCGATCGCGTTGCTGCCGACCGTCAACCGAGCTGAGTTCACCAGCGTCGACTTCACTGCCGGATCGGCAACGGTGGTGGCGCTCCTACTAGCGGCCGCAGCGATCGTGCGGTCCGGACTCTTCCCGCTGCAAGGCTGGCTGCCCGAGACCGCCGAGGCGCCCTCACCGGTCTCGGCTTTCCTGCACGCCGGGATTGTCAACGGTGCCGGAATACTCGGGGCTTTGGCCTGGCCACTGTTTCGCGCGGCACCGGCAGTGCTGCTCGGCCTGGTCCTCGTTGGCATTGCCTCGGTCGCGATCGGTACCTGGGCCGCGCGGGTTCGCTCGGACGTCAAGGGTCAACTCGCCTGCTCGACGACGGCACAGATGGGGTACATGACCATCCAGCTCGGCGTTGGACTGCCTGCGGCAGCGATCGCCCACCTGATTGCGCACGGGTACTACAAGGCGTGGCTCTTCCTGCGTGCTGGTGGTGCCGTGACACGTGCCCGCTCCCGTTCCCGCGTGGCGGTCACTAGGTCGCGCAAAACGGACGCAGTAGCAGTGGGAGTTTCGGCCATCACGGTGGCAATCGGTGCGGCCATTGCTGCTCCGGCGGCGGTATGGTCCGTCTCGTCGCTGGGCAGCACGGCGCTGTTGCCGCTTCTCCTTGCTCTGGCGACTGCCGTCGTCGGTGTGGTCGCCGTCCTTCGCTCGGCGAGGTCCTCGGCCCTGGTGGTCGCGATGGTTGCTGGAGCAGCCGGACTGGCCGTCGGCACCTATCAGTGGTTGCTGTTCGGCTGGGAAGGGCTGCTCGCAAGCTCAATCCCGCTCGGTGCCGCCTGGTCCAGTGCCGTCGGAATCCTGCTACTCGCGGTGGTCGCGCTGGCCGCGATCGGCATCGCGATTGGTGCTCAATGGATAACCTCGCGACCCGCTGGCGTGCTGGCGGTAAGGGTCGGGGCCACTGCGCTCGCCCCGCACACCCGCAAGTGGATCGGGGTGGCGGCCTGGCCGACGACCGCTGCCAGCGATCGAACCTCGGCCGAACAGTCATCAGTCATTGCCATCGACACCGTCCAGGCACTGGTCGAGGCGACCGCGGCGGTGTGTGCTCCCAACTGGCCGCTGCGGACGTTCGTCGCCGCAAACCCGATGGCGCCTTTCGAGCGGTTCCCGTTTCCCGAGGCTGCTCGCATTGCCGGCCAGCGGTATGGGGCCAACGCCTACCTACCGTTGCCGTCCTACGCGGCTCTGCACGCCAGCGGCCGTATCAGCGAGGCATCACTTCAGCAAGCCGTGAACGACCATCGGGCTGCTCGCGGTGAGTCGACCGGTGCGGTGCCTGACCCAGCTCTGGTCGCGCAGTTGATTGCGCGCGCGGCGGCAAGTGGCCGGGCAGCATCAGCCCAGCGCGAACCAACGCGTACTCGCCTCGTGGATGGACTTTCGGTGCGCTCGTCGGGGGCTGCCCTAGGCGACCTCGTTGCCGAGCACGCGGCGATTTGGTGCCAGCGCGCCTGGGCCGCTGCCCAAGCCGGCGAGACCGACCCATTTCGGCTGTGGCGCACTGCCGCAGCGACTCCGGCGTATGACCGCGCCGTTGGAGTTCGGGGTGTCAGCGAGCTCGTCGCGCAACTGCCGACCGATCCAGCGGCGGCATTGGTGGTGTTGCTGGACAAGACGGGCTTGCCCGCCAACTGCCTTTTCGACTACGTCTGCGACCTCCTCCTAGCTGGACCTGGCTGGGCCGCACACGCGCACTGGCGTGGGCGTGAGGCTGGGACCAACGACGCGTTGGTATCGCTGATTGCCCTGCGCTGTGCTCTGGATGTGTTTGTTGCTGGGACTGCGGCAGGGGGATCCGCGCGCCTGGATCAGCACCATCCGCATGGCGCGGAATCGCTGATCGAACCAGACTCGCTCACTCCGATGACTGATTGGATGGACGACGCTCAGATCTGGCAAGCAGCCCTTGAATCGACCTATCGCAACGAGCTGGTCTCGCAACTGCGCGGTCAAGTCGATCGCGCCAGCGGGGCCCAACATGGCGACGCCACCGGACGGCCGGACGCACAGCTGATGTTCTGCATCGACGTGCGATCGGAGCGATTCCGTCGGGCAATCGAGTCGACTTCCGGTGACTACCGAACATTCGGCTTCGCTGGATTCTTCGGTGCGGCGCTGCAGTACCAGCCCGAACCTGGGATCAGCTTCGACCAATGCCCGGTGCTGATCAAGCCGTCGCATGTGATTCGTGGGAACGGCGCATCCGTCGATTCCTTCCGATCCACGGTCCGCACTGCTGTGCTTGCGACCACTAGCGCGCCAGTCACTCCGCTGCTGGTCGCTGAGGCGGCAGGCCTGCTCTCCGGTGTTGCGAGCCTGTGCCAAACGGTGCTGCCGCGGCGCTGGAATCACCTCATGACCCAGTGGGGCGCGGTTACGGATCGCTGGGGTTCCCAACCGCTCACCGAAAGTCGAGGGACCCAAGCCGACGAGTCCGGACTCCCGATCGGGCTCGACACGGACGCGAGAGTGGCGCTGGCTGCTGGTGCGCTGGGCGCCATTGGTCTGGTCGACTCGTTCGCGCCCTTGATCGTCGTGTGTGCCCACGCCGCAACCACCGAGAACAATGCATTTGCGGCCGGTTACGACTGCGGCGCGTGCGGCGGCAACGGTGGTCACGTCAACGCACGGACGTTGGTGGACGCAATCAACGATCGCGAGGTTCGTCGTCGCTTGGCGGATCAGGGAATCCAGATCCCGGACGACACGGTTGCAATCGCCGCAGCCCACAACACCACCACTGATGTGGTTGAGCTCGATCCGGCGTACGTCCCGAACCCTCAGCACCGTGAGCAGGTCGCCCGGCTAGTGCGGGACTTGGGTGCAGCGCGTGAGTCGGCTTTGGTCGAGAGACTCCCCTTGCTGCCCCATTCGCAGACGCCTGGCCGGACCGTCAGTGCTCGCGCCGCGAGCGTCGAACGGCGGGCGCTGGACTGGTCACAGCCATTCCCCGAGTGGGGTTTGGCCGGCAACGCCGCATTTGTCATCGGACCGCGGGCGCTCACCAGCAACCTGGATCTGGCCGGCCGGGTGTTCCTGCACTCGTACAACCCGGACCTGGACCCGAACAACGACATCCTCGCCACCTTGCTGACAGCACCGGCAGTGGTCACCCAGTGGATCAACAGTCAGTACTACTTCTCGAGCGTCGACCCGCAACGGTTCGGCGCTGGCGACAAAACCACACACAACGTCGTCGGTGATGTCGGGGTTGTCTCCGGCGCTCATGGTGACCTGAAACTGGGACTCCCATGGCAAGCGGCATTCTCGGCTGATCCTCGATACAACGAGGGCACAGGTATGCATGAGCCGCTGCGGCTGCTGATCGTCGCTTGGGCCAGTCCCGCCGCCGTTAGCTCTGTCATCGCCGATCATGCGAACTTGCAGGACCTGTTCGCCAATGGTTGGGCATCACTGGCCGCAATCGATCCACCCACCGGGCAGGTCTGGCGGCTGACACCGTCGCTGCAGTGGCGGCCGTGGGTCGAGTCCAACGACGCGGCGGCGGTGATCTCATGAGTTCGGCCATGTCGGCAATCGCAGATGCGATTATGACGGCTGAACACAGACACCAGCAGGATGTAGTCGGCCACTTCCAGAGCCTTCCGATCCCGAGCGACTACATGGGTGTGACCGTTCACGCCAGCGACGCCAATATGTTCGACGGCATTCCCGACCGGGAACGCGACCCGCGCAAGTCGCTGCACGTCGAGCAGGTGCCAACCCCGGAGGTCGGGCCCGGCGAGGCACTGATCGCGGTCATGGCAAGTTCGATGAACTTCAACACGGTTTGGGCTTCAATCTTCGCGCCAGTATCGACTTTCCATTTCCTCAAGCGCTACGGCAGGTACTCGGAGTTGACGGCCAAGCATGACCGGCCCTATCACGTGCTGGGTTCTGACTTGGCTGGTGTTGTGCTGCGGGTCGGCGCGGGAGTCACGGTTTGGCAGCCCGGCGATCGGGTGGTCGCCCACTGTCTGAGTGTGGAGCTGGAGAGTCCACAGGGTCACGACGACTCGTTGCTGGATCCCGACCAGCGCACCTGGGGATTCGAGACCAACTTCGGTGGTCTCGCCGAGTTGGCACTGGTAAAGGCCAACCAGTTGCTGGCAAAGCCGGAGCACCTCACATGGGAAGAGTCCGCCAGCGTGGGGTTGGTGAACTCCACGGCGTATCGCCAGCTCGTCTCGCGCAATGGTGCTGGCATGAAGCAGGGCGACAACGTATTGATCTGGGGTGCCAGCGGCGGGATCGGGTCGTTCGCCACTCAATATGCGCTCAACGGTGGCGCCCAACCAATCTGCGTTGTGTCCAGCCCGGAGAAGGCCGAGATCTGCCGCAGCATGGGAGCCGAGTTGGTTATTGATCGCTCGGCCGACGGTTACCGTTTCTGGAGCGATCCGCACACACAGGACTACCGCGAGATCAAGCGGTTCGGCACGCACCTGCGCGAGCTCACCGGAGGTGAGGACCCAGACATTGTGTTTGAGCATCCGGGTCGTGAGACCTTCGGAGCCAGTGTCTATGTGGCGCGCAAGGGAGGGACCATCGTCACGTGCGCGTCGTCGAGCGGCTACACGCACGAGTTCGACAATCGCTACCTCTGGATGAATCTCAAACGCGTCGTAGGGTCGCACTTCGCCAACTACCGCGAGTCCTACGAGGCCAATCGACTAGTCAGCAAGGGTGCGATTCACCCGACCCTTTCCCGCACGTACAACCTGCTGGACACACCGGAGGCGGCATACGTGGTTCACAGCAACGCCCACCAGGGCAAGGTCGGAGTCCTGTGCCTTGCCCCCAGTTCCGGGCTGGGAGTCCGCAACCCCGAATTGCGCGACACACATTTGCCCGCCATCACTCGTTTCGCGAGCCTCTGATCGAGAGCGCTGGCTTCGGACGGATCACTTTCCCACGAGGGAAGTAGGCTGACCACATGAACGAACTCGACCGCCTCAGCGAGAGTAAATACATCTCCATCAGCACCACCCGCAAGAATGGAGAGAAGATCGCGACCCCGGTCTGGGTCACCCGCGAAGGGAACGCCCTCTACGTCATTACTGGTGCGGACTCCGGCAAGGTCAAGCGGATTCGTAACAACCCGCACGTCGAAGTCGCACCCTGCGACGCTCGCGGACGACTCAAGGGTGACGTTGTGGCGGGCACAGTCGAAATCCTCGACGCGGACGGCACCGAAGAGGTCCGCTCGCGGGTGTCAAAACGCTTTGGCCTCATGTACAAGGTGCTCACGCTCATGGAGAAGGTCCGCGGATCCGGTGATGGTCGGGTCGGCCTCAAGATCACCGTCGACTCGCGCAGTTCGTAGCGCACCACCGGGTTTGTGCCCCACTGGTAATTGCGAACCGTTTGCATCTAGGATCGCCGGGTGGCTGTCAACACCGCGCCCACGAGCGCACCGAGTAGCAAGAAGTGGGCAATCGGGCGACCCCAATGGATCTCGATCATTGGGATGGGCGCGTTCATCCTGCTGCTCAACTTGGTCGGCTGGGGAGTGCTCATCCTCATGGTGGCACCACAGAATCTGAGCCTCGGATCAAGCGGAGCGCTGGGCATCGGTATCGGAATCACCGCCTTCACGCTCGGAATGCGCCATGCCTTCGACGCGGACCACATCG from Candidatus Nanopelagicales bacterium includes the following:
- a CDS encoding AarF/ABC1/UbiB kinase family protein produces the protein MFVNPRRSTAFRSARIAGLVTGLAARSSLTSLRARFDDDPAELRRKSRARNAESLRTTLGGMKGGALKAGQLLSTVDSLFPPDPDRTWTEALTTLQESNPPLDWTQVEPVLRRGLGDRWRDSLVEIDPVAVAAASIGQVHRGTWHDGRQVAVKVQYPFAKDVLLADLRALSVSLRLAGVVLPGLLAAPVVDELRLRAGEELDYVHEARAQREVAAAFAGSSRYSIPEVVAVADNVLVSEWLEGRPLVTVADDPKDERRRIASLYQGFALLAPARAGWLHADPHPGNFRVTPDGRLGVVDFGAVVAMPHGLPPAFGRLVRAFADESDADDAQAALVGAGLIRPGRNVDIDSLRAVMSPFSEPARHDDFAFSSSWLRSCFARNDAARDPDYTAAMGLNLPAEHLMTQRVWLGVIGVLCRLDVTLPVRPVLSELLPGFDSARD
- a CDS encoding alpha/beta hydrolase, whose product is MQTRLADDAGPSLARKAGRWLVAALPAALAGLLAGWLIPRGPVTTTQAVTALLVALLVGAGTGWLLRSRWAIALAPAVFVIIFELARMRVAGPTVDAVRLDGIYGVMALVAGRGVDAVLILLPMAVGASYGAALVRRYRMSNPQPRRWLWVRRILLGTATVAVVALFAGLLRPASTAPIVGADGAAIQGSIAELVDVPINGHDQAIMLRGVSADAPVLLYLEGGPGGTGIGRIRNSGEELEKSFVVATWDQRGTGKSYDSLEPTSTLTVDQMVQDTLAVTNYLRERFNEQKIYVVASSWGTIIGTLAVQQSPDLFHAYIGTGQMVDPFATDKLMYAESIADAEARGDQAAAATLRAMGEPPYDDTLDYPVAIASNPKWMNFEHGADYHASSEYPASLFVSEYSLIEQLRGMAAIAETYAVLYPQLADTDFRTQVPRLDVPVYLVEGRYEAAGRETLARQWFKELSAPTKEYIYFDHSGHTPPYDEPGKLAELMREIVSSTQDGPS
- a CDS encoding DUF2254 domain-containing protein, with the translated sequence MNWIVRLRERFWAVPALLCLAGVILAEVMVTIDQHFRFDQGSFGGAFFRASASGGQNLLTAIASSLLTVTATTFSITIAVLALTSSTYGPRLIRNFMTDRGNQVVLGAFLGSFLYALLVLRSVRAGGDSAITDQFVPQLSMNVAVVLMVIDIALLVYFINHISESIQIGTLSGRLRAEFIRSATHLYPEQGVDRADLPDDAPPTPVLDESDCDRIQAKSAGYVLYVNLDKVIAVADEADAVIVLSVRPGEHVIDGDTLALAQPADALSESQRKDVEKAISVGPERTPNQDIEHALQQSSEMAIRAISPGVNDPITAQNSLDDLTAGLALMASKAPPSMQRFNEAGHLRVIAPRVDVGDLIANLFADLRAYATRAPGVMRRALQLATKVGDCAVDGAVRLQLAQEVDQLVEAYAHAQPPDAELAAFRHLAQETAAGLRGQQSDPN
- a CDS encoding winged helix-turn-helix transcriptional regulator; amino-acid sequence: MADNPATQPVQGPTPSRTWTFLTNHGHVLVCLSRDPDARIRDVAARVGITERAAQGILTELEADGYVTKIKRGRRNRYRIHPELAFRHPEESNRSVGELLQIFDR
- a CDS encoding DUF2309 family protein: MSILKWARSSAVVLFALAVLTGVALLFTEPLQVGFNVTPGIDIGLRFDVLSVILLAFVASICWLVATYSIRNLAGQERIGRFGALLMTATASLALLVTGASLPVIALGWTVSGWVLSRLVLHTNNDRSRRAAGLVARRMLLSDALLWVGVVVAIALLPTVNRAEFTSVDFTAGSATVVALLLAAAAIVRSGLFPLQGWLPETAEAPSPVSAFLHAGIVNGAGILGALAWPLFRAAPAVLLGLVLVGIASVAIGTWAARVRSDVKGQLACSTTAQMGYMTIQLGVGLPAAAIAHLIAHGYYKAWLFLRAGGAVTRARSRSRVAVTRSRKTDAVAVGVSAITVAIGAAIAAPAAVWSVSSLGSTALLPLLLALATAVVGVVAVLRSARSSALVVAMVAGAAGLAVGTYQWLLFGWEGLLASSIPLGAAWSSAVGILLLAVVALAAIGIAIGAQWITSRPAGVLAVRVGATALAPHTRKWIGVAAWPTTAASDRTSAEQSSVIAIDTVQALVEATAAVCAPNWPLRTFVAANPMAPFERFPFPEAARIAGQRYGANAYLPLPSYAALHASGRISEASLQQAVNDHRAARGESTGAVPDPALVAQLIARAAASGRAASAQREPTRTRLVDGLSVRSSGAALGDLVAEHAAIWCQRAWAAAQAGETDPFRLWRTAAATPAYDRAVGVRGVSELVAQLPTDPAAALVVLLDKTGLPANCLFDYVCDLLLAGPGWAAHAHWRGREAGTNDALVSLIALRCALDVFVAGTAAGGSARLDQHHPHGAESLIEPDSLTPMTDWMDDAQIWQAALESTYRNELVSQLRGQVDRASGAQHGDATGRPDAQLMFCIDVRSERFRRAIESTSGDYRTFGFAGFFGAALQYQPEPGISFDQCPVLIKPSHVIRGNGASVDSFRSTVRTAVLATTSAPVTPLLVAEAAGLLSGVASLCQTVLPRRWNHLMTQWGAVTDRWGSQPLTESRGTQADESGLPIGLDTDARVALAAGALGAIGLVDSFAPLIVVCAHAATTENNAFAAGYDCGACGGNGGHVNARTLVDAINDREVRRRLADQGIQIPDDTVAIAAAHNTTTDVVELDPAYVPNPQHREQVARLVRDLGAARESALVERLPLLPHSQTPGRTVSARAASVERRALDWSQPFPEWGLAGNAAFVIGPRALTSNLDLAGRVFLHSYNPDLDPNNDILATLLTAPAVVTQWINSQYYFSSVDPQRFGAGDKTTHNVVGDVGVVSGAHGDLKLGLPWQAAFSADPRYNEGTGMHEPLRLLIVAWASPAAVSSVIADHANLQDLFANGWASLAAIDPPTGQVWRLTPSLQWRPWVESNDAAAVIS
- the ccrA gene encoding crotonyl-CoA carboxylase/reductase is translated as MTAEHRHQQDVVGHFQSLPIPSDYMGVTVHASDANMFDGIPDRERDPRKSLHVEQVPTPEVGPGEALIAVMASSMNFNTVWASIFAPVSTFHFLKRYGRYSELTAKHDRPYHVLGSDLAGVVLRVGAGVTVWQPGDRVVAHCLSVELESPQGHDDSLLDPDQRTWGFETNFGGLAELALVKANQLLAKPEHLTWEESASVGLVNSTAYRQLVSRNGAGMKQGDNVLIWGASGGIGSFATQYALNGGAQPICVVSSPEKAEICRSMGAELVIDRSADGYRFWSDPHTQDYREIKRFGTHLRELTGGEDPDIVFEHPGRETFGASVYVARKGGTIVTCASSSGYTHEFDNRYLWMNLKRVVGSHFANYRESYEANRLVSKGAIHPTLSRTYNLLDTPEAAYVVHSNAHQGKVGVLCLAPSSGLGVRNPELRDTHLPAITRFASL
- a CDS encoding PPOX class F420-dependent oxidoreductase, whose translation is MNELDRLSESKYISISTTRKNGEKIATPVWVTREGNALYVITGADSGKVKRIRNNPHVEVAPCDARGRLKGDVVAGTVEILDADGTEEVRSRVSKRFGLMYKVLTLMEKVRGSGDGRVGLKITVDSRSS